DNA from Brassica napus cultivar Da-Ae chromosome C4, Da-Ae, whole genome shotgun sequence:
ACGTTTTGGTCAGCTAACATATCTAAGGTGAATTCTTGATCTCTTGTAGATGGGATGGTTTGGATTTCTGAAATATCTGAACGCTAACTTATGTTCTTTTGTTAATGCAGAATATACGAAGGAGTGATTAAGAAGGGTGATTTTATCATAAATGTTAATACTAAAAAGAGAATAAAGGTTAGTCCATGAATGTACGTATTGCTTTTGAGATTTTTCAGTGTCATGAAGGCCTGTGCATAACACTATCTCAAAATTACACTGTAATTAGTATATTGCCTGCTTTacttcattttatttaaaagctATTTAAATGTTTCTTGGTGCAGGTTCCACGCTTGGTCCGTATGCATTCTAATGATATGGAGGTAAGACATCTTGTTGCAGATTATTTTTCTCCTTAAGATTCCATTATGGTAGCAACTCTCGTACCCTCTCTAGTCGAATTCTAGAAGTTTATTATACTTTTCAGGATATTCAAGAGGCACATGCTGGAGAAATCGTAGCTGTGTTTGGTATTGACTGTGCATCAGGTACAGTAGATAACGCTGTActtgttcattatttttaacGTAATTTACTTGTTTGGGTGTGTGACGTACTTTTGGGTATAAAATTCCTAACCTTGTTATATTATCAGGTCATACATTTACAGATGGATCAGTCAAGTACACAATGACATCGATGAGTGTTCCTGAACCTGTTATGTCCTTGGCTGTTCAACCAGTTTCAAAAGATTCGGGTGGACAGGTAAACTTTTGCGAATTTTTGTAGCTAAAACAACTTGATATTGTTTCTTTAACTTTTTGTCTTTGAGAAGTTGGCTCCTAAAATCTATTTTCTGGTGTTAGTTCTCGAAAGCATTGCAACGATTCCAGAAAGAGGATCCTACTTTCAGAGTGGGATTGGATCCCGACAGTAACCAGGTATATATCTTAACAACTCTGTTGCTTCTCATCACCTTTTCTCTTATTTCGATCCTTGCTAATATTACAACATTGATAATTCTTCCGTGTAATGGGATACAGACGATTATTTCTGGTATGGGGGAATTGCATTTGGATATTTATGTTGAACGTATGCGCAGAGAATATAAGGTACCTGACTTTAATCCTACACAATGATCTCACTATATAGCCTCTTCTCAACGAAAAAATCCCCTATTTTTTTGCCAACAGGTTGATGCGACTGTTGGCAAACCTCGTGTCAACTTCAGGGAGACTATCACTCAGCGGGCTGAGTTCGATTATCTACACAAGAAGCAAAGTGGAGGAGCGGGTCAGTACGGTAGAGTTACCGGGTGAGTatctaaaaagttaaaaactaaaataaaaatgatgttAGGGGATCGATCACTTGTAAACCAATCCTAATGTCTTCTCAAATACACTTGTAACCGTTGCTAGGTATGTGGAACCTCTATCATCTGACTCTAAAGAGAAGTTTGAGTTCGAAAACATGATTGTTGGACAAGCGATTCCGTCTGGTTTTATACCAGCAATCGAGAAAGGTTTCAAAGAAGCTGCAAACTCGTGAGTGCTCTTTTCACATTTTGACATTTCTTTTGGTTCTTCTTTCGTGTTGTCACTTACTATATGTTAAACCTTGGATTCCATATTGCAGGGGATCACTAATTGGTCATCCGGTTGAGAACATTCGGATAGTATTGACAGACGGAGCTTCACACGCAGTAGATTCCAGTGAACTTGCGTTTAAAATGGCTGCAATATACGCGTTCAGACTGTGTTACACAGCGGCTAAACCGGTGATTCTAGAGCCTGTCATGTTGGTTGAGTTGAAAGTACCAACAGAGTTTCAGGGCACTGTTGCTGGTGACCTCAACAAGTAACAAAACCTCTAACAAACACTTTTTTATCCATGTTTATTGGTAAATAGCTCagcttaatgatttttttttcttacaggaGGAAAGGTATAATCGTTGGAAACGATCAAGAGGGTGATGATTCAGTAATCCAAGCTCATGTGAGAGAACCAATACGAAGCTTTTCTTACTAATAATAATCCGCTCAGATCTTGAAACTGTAATTAACATGTGAAtatgtttgtgtttttataacaGGTGCCTTTGAACAACATGTTTGGCTATTCCACATCTCTTCGCTCCATGACACAGGTACTAGTACTACCATCGTCACCATTACTAGGTCTGggcgttcgggtcgggtttttcggatttcggttctttTTTATAACACCTCCTAGGTCTCATTCTAGTAAATTTAcaagtacgggtcgggttcggatataacacatcgggttcggatcggttttgtatcacatcatagaactcataaagtaaccatatatcattcagattcgggttatatcagatcggttcggatatacccgaaataaaatctaaaatttaaaagcaaaacataagaaatatatacttatgtatatataattaagtatttaaagtagttatttaaattttaaatacttattggtAGAtaccatatcaaaataaatatgaaattgactatttgaagtatatatttatgtttcatataattatattgtatattagttTGGACATACGGAACGGTATCTTCGGATatcttttcggatttttttggttttttcggtttttcgggttatccgttcgggttcggttaataacacttcgggttcggatatgttttgtaccaccttaCAAGATCCATTCtggtattttttacatttcggaccgggtttttcggttcggatttcggattatggattttatgcccaggcctaaCCATTACCATGATTCATGAACATTACGAAGACATtgtgaatataatattttacttttggTGTAAATGTTGGACAGGGAAAAGGAGAATTTACGATGGAATACAAAGAACACTCTGCTGTGTCAAACGATGTCCAAACTCAGCTTGTCAACGCCCACAACGCCACCAAACCAACTGATTAGTTCCTCCAATCGATACCTATGGTTTTGTCATCTTTTAATCGatgatttgttttgtgttttttcatAGCTCAACATTATTTATACGGTTCCTTCATACAGGGAACAAAATCACTCAGCATAAAATGTTAGTTCTTGATAGGCTTTGTCAAAAAAGTCTATTTTCAAGATTACTGGGCTATGAGCCCTTCAACCTTTTTAATATTAATCCCGTCTCTTGGTCCACCAATGACATCCATTTTGGTAATTGTAGTCCAGTTAAAATGGCTCTTCCTTATATTTATAGCTACAAAGTGTTTGGTTGTAACTGGTAAATTGATTTGGAATTAATGGAATTAAAATAAATGGAATGGCTGGAAAAGAAtacacaaaaaaatagaatggaatatatttcatatatttcattCATTCATGAACAATTTTGTtatggaatattttttttttgtattttatcaaaatatttttggaattgGTGGAATGACCATTCCATTCATATCAAATGGTAAAAAATTTTGGAATCAATGGAATCCAGCATTCCACGTCATTCCATTCCAAAACATTGTAATTCAGTTGCATCCTTTGACTGTTTTCAACTGTTTCAGCATAAATTAATGTATCAATAAATATTATAGTcttttagaccatctccaatccACTCATATttctatctctatattttctcttaaaatagaaaaactctattatagaagtgaaaatgctccaatgtatgcttttataatagagttcttctatttatagggtaaaatatagagatatgttATTTGTACTTCTAAATATagttttctctatattttcttctaaaatagaggaactctataatagaaatctctatttttaaagaaattatagAGGTGTACATTGGAGACTCTATTTATATAGTCTATATAATAAGATAGGGTCCAAAATAAGCCAACCAGAAATCGTTAGAAAAAATCATTGACATAGAGTCGTCTTCACGT
Protein-coding regions in this window:
- the LOC106396446 gene encoding elongation factor G-2, mitochondrial: MPRFPPSPSPNLLQRLFSSSSNKRSSSSPTAALLSGDFHLRRFSSGNAARAAKGEKEPWWKESMNKVRNIGISAHIDSGKTTLTERVLFYTGRIHEIHEVRGRDGVGAKMDSMDLEREKGITIQSAATYCTWKDYKVNIIDTPGHVDFTIEVERALRVLDGAILVLCSVGGVQSQSITVDRQMRRYEVPRVAFINKLDRMGADPWKVLSQARAKLRHHSAAVQMPIGLEENFKGLIDLVHVKALFFHGSSGENVVAGDIPADMEELVAEKRRELIETVSEVDDVLAEKFLNDEPVTAAELEEAIRRATIAQKFVPVFMGSAFKNKGVQPLLDGVVSYLPCPTEVNNYALDQDNEEAKVTLTGSPDGPLVALAFKLEEGRFGQLTYLRIYEGVIKKGDFIINVNTKKRIKVPRLVRMHSNDMEDIQEAHAGEIVAVFGIDCASGHTFTDGSVKYTMTSMSVPEPVMSLAVQPVSKDSGGQFSKALQRFQKEDPTFRVGLDPDSNQTIISGMGELHLDIYVERMRREYKVDATVGKPRVNFRETITQRAEFDYLHKKQSGGAGQYGRVTGYVEPLSSDSKEKFEFENMIVGQAIPSGFIPAIEKGFKEAANSGSLIGHPVENIRIVLTDGASHAVDSSELAFKMAAIYAFRLCYTAAKPVILEPVMLVELKVPTEFQGTVAGDLNKRKGIIVGNDQEGDDSVIQAHVPLNNMFGYSTSLRSMTQGKGEFTMEYKEHSAVSNDVQTQLVNAHNATKPTD